The Devosia sp. MC521 genome segment GAGCTCAAAGGTTGCGTAAGCTGCGTCGTCGGTATCGCAGTTGAAAGTATTGCCCTGCTCGTCGACGCGCTTTGGAATATGGGTCGCACCCAGGCAGGAGACGGCCTTCACTTCACCGAAGAGATTGTCCATCACATAGCGCCAGTGGCACAGCATATCGAGGATGATGCCGCCACCGTCGTTCTTGCGATAGTTCCAGCTTGGGCGCTGCGCCTTCTGCCAGTCGCCTTCAAACACCCAATAGCCGAACTCGCCACGCACCGAGAGAATGTCGCCGAAGAAACCGCTGTCGCGGAGCATTTTAAGCTTCATCAGGCCGGGGAGGAACAGCTTGTCCTGCACCACGCCGTGCTTGAGGCCAGAGGCGCGGGCGGTTTTGGCCAGGTTGACCGCGACTTCGAGATCGTCCGAGGTCGGCTTTTCGCAATAGACATGCTTACCAGCGGCAAGTGCCTGTTCGATCAGGCCTGCGCGCATCAGCGTCGTGCCAGCATCGAAGAAAATCTCGTCGTCCTTATTGGCCAGTGCGGCCTCAAGATCGTCGCTCCAGCGGGCGATATTGTGCTTCTTCGCCAGCGCTTCGATCTTGTCGCGATTACGACCAACGATGATCGGATCGACAACGAGGCGGTCGCCATTGGCAAGGCTGATGCCGCCTTGATCCCGTATGGCCAGAATAGAGCGCACCAGATGCTGGTTATAGCCCATGCGCCCCGTGACGCCGTGCATGATAATGCCTACCCGCCGAACCGCCATCAAAACCTCCTCAGGATCGCGCTGTGTAACTGTGTAGTTACTTAGGCGAGGAGAATGACGGCCGTCAAGCGGGTTTGCGTAGGCATAAAGTGGTGAGGTTAGAGCCCCACCACCATTTTTACGCCCATCAGACCGAGAAAGATCAGGATCATTCGGTCAAAGGCCTTACGACTCAGTTTCCCAGCAACGCGCTGTCCGAGGGGCATAAAGATGGCGATCGGGATCAGCGCCAGAAGCGCTTCTAGCATCCAATCTGGCTTCATAATGCCGGAGATGAATAGCGCGGGGAGGTGGATAAACCCGAGGAGTAGGAACATGGCCGAGACGGCATAAACATGCACGCGCCGGTCCAACCCCATGGCATGGATAAAGGTCACGCCAACGGGTGCCGAAATGCCGGTTGCGCCTTGCAATATGCCCGTGCCAACGCCGGTGAAGGGTGCCAGTTTTTGCGCCACAGTGGGGGCAATGGAGAAGTGCGGGTTCTTAATTTTGAGAACAAAATAGACCAGCAGCACAATGCCAAGGCTGAAGATCAAATAGCGCTCTGGAAGATTGCCCAAGAGCCATGTGCCGAAGCCAACGCCGACGGCGCAGGTCACCAAAAACATCGGCATAAACTGCAAGCGCACGTCCTTGGCGCCATCACGAAATTGCCAGACCTGAGCAATATTGGTGACGATCTGCACCACGGCCATAATGCCCACAGCATGTTGCAAACCAAAGGCCGAGGTCAAAACCGGCAGTGCGATCAGGGGCAGCCCCATGCCTGTTGCGCCCTTCACAAAAGCGCCCGCTGCCAAAGCTAAGCCCAAGATGGCCAAGCGTTCCAATTCCATGATTGCCCCGAAGAGATGTGTTCGTCCGCGCCACCATACCAAGCCGGACTTTCGCCAAGCAATTACCGCATGGCGTGATCCTCTAAAAGGCCAGAGTAAGCGCTCACTAAATCACTGATCGGTTACTTCTGACTTGACACATAGTTTTTACGCACCCAATCTGCCCGGGTGAGCACCAGAATACTGGGCTCCAACGGGAGGAGTTTTAGGATGAAGCAGTCACTGCTGCGCGTTGTCCTCGCGTCGAGCACTGCTGTGTTCGCGCTGGGCGCAACTATGGCCATCGGTCAGGAATGGAAGCCTGATCGTCCAATCAATCTCATCGTACCGTGGGGCGCTGGTGGGTCGACCGATCAGGTGACCCGTGTCACAGCGCCGATCCTTGCAGAAGCCCTTGGTGTTGAAGTCGTCGTCGTCAACCAACCAGGCGCATCCGGTGCCATTGGTACGCAGGAAGTGCTCAATGCTGAGCGCGATGGCTACACCTGGACTGCCAATGCGATCGCCAACAACGCCACCTATTCGGTGACGGGGCTTTTGGAAAACACCAATATCGACGACTGGCACATCTATCTTTCCGTTGCCAACGTGCCGGTAGTCTCGGTGCCGATGGACAGCCAGTTCAAGGATTTCGGTGAACTTTTGGCGGCGTTCCAGTCGGACGCTGGTAGCGGCATTTCTGTTGCGACAGCCGGCATCACCTCATCTGGTGGCACCGCCATTGGCGCGCTTTCGGGTGCGGCGGGTGGCTTTGACTACAACATGATCACCTATGATGGGGGCGGCCCAGCTGCGATTGCAACAGCCGCTGGCGAAGCCATGGTCACGACCCAACTTGCCGTTGAGCAAACCGAACTGATCCGCGGTGGTCGTCTGAAAGCTCTGGCCGTGTTGTCCAACCAGCCGCTTGTGATTGAAGGCGCTGAGCCGATCCCACCGATCACAAACTGGCTTCCAGATATGGAGTTGGCGCCGGATTACTTCGGTATTTTCGTGCCAAAGGGCGTGCCGGCCGAGGTGGTAGCCACACTCGACAAGATTTGGGCTGAGAAGGTCTCAACATCTGAAGCGGTAAAAACCTACGCTGAAACCTTCGGTGCCGTTTTCGCTCCATCCTATGGCGAGGAAGCGCGCGCTCTGGCGATGCCGGTTGTGATTCTTGAGGCCTGCGATTCCGTTGGTCGCGGTGAAGCGGTCAACGATCCGTCCACCATTGGCATCGATTGCGAAACCCGCACTGAGATGGCCAAGAACTAACACCAACCAACCAACCGCTGGCTTTCGTGAAAGCTAGCGGTTGGCTCGATGTTGGTGGGGCCGTACCAAACTTTAGGCACATAAAATGACCCTCTCTGCTCAGCACGAGGATGCTGCGCGCATACGCGCCGATCTTATCACTGCGATTATTCTGATCGCACTCGGCCTTGCCGTTACGTATCTGTCTTGGACCATGGATCGGCTCGCCGTGCGCCGTATTCACCCAGCAACGATACCGGGTCTCGTGCCCTTCGTGCTCGGCGTTGCCCTGACCCTGTGTGGGTCCCTGCTCGCCTTTCGGTCATGGAAGCTCGATACCAAGGCTGGCGGGGTAGCTCTGCTGAACCTGCTGCTTTCGTGGCAAACTATTCGCGTTGTCACCGTGGCCGCTCTCGCCTTGGTCTACACATTGGGGCTCGTGGGCCGCATGCCGTTCTGGCTGGCGTCGGCGCTCTTTGTGTTCGCCTTTATCGTCTTGTTTGAAACCGTACTGGCAGATCGGCCCGCCAACCTCGTGCGGACACTGATCTGGGCACTGGTGGTCGCGCTCGTTGCAGGCGTGGGCGTCAACTATGTGTTCGGCCAGATTTTTCTGGTTCGGCTGCCTTAGGAGACGGCTTCCATGTTTGACGGACTTATTCTCCTCGGCCAGGGCGTGGCGCATTTCATAACCCCCTCCGGCCTTTTCAATGTGGCGTGGGCAACACTGCTCGGTCTGACCATCGGTATTTTGCCCGGCCTTACGGCCACCATGGGCGTCGCGCTCTTGGTGACGCTCACCTATAAAATGGCGCCAGACCAGGCCATTCTCACCCTGATGTGCGTCTATTTGGGCGCCATTTATGGGGGCAGCCGCACTGCCATTTTGCTCAATATTCCCGGCACACCGGCCAATGCGGCGGCGACGCTCGATGGTCACCCGCTCGCCAAGCAGGGCAAGGCAGGTCTTGCCATGGGTCTTGCGACGACCTCCTCAACTTTGGGAACCTTGGTCGGCATTTTCTTTCTCGCCATTATTGCTCCCGTGCTTTCCGAAGCGGCGCTGAAATTTGGCTCGTATGAGTTTTTCTGGCTCGCACTATTCGGCGTGGTTGTATCGGGTCAGATGACGGGCTCTGATACGCCGCTCAAGGGCTACATCGCCGGGATCATTGGCCTGTTGGTGGCCATGATCGGCATGGAAACGCTGCATGCGCATCAGCGCTTTACCTTTGGCATACCGGCGCTTGTTGGCGGCATTGATTTGATCCCGGCCATGGTTGGCGCATTTGGCTTGGCCGAAATTCTCTCCACCATGAAGCGCACGGCCATCGCCAATATCGCCCCGGTGAATGATCGTGTCGTGCCGACCTTCCGCGAGATTTTCCAATATTGGAAAACCATTATTCGCTCCGGCATCATTGGCACCTTTGTTGGTATCATCCCGGGTGTCGGTGAGGACGTTGGCGCCTGGAGTTCCTATGCAGCGGCCAAAAAGCTGTCCAAGAACCCCGAAGAGTTCGGCAAGGGCAGCCAAGAAGGGCTGATCGCGGCAGAAACCGGCGATAATGCCGTGGTATCGGCCTCGATGATCCCGACACTTACTCTGGCCCTGCCCGGCTCTGCCGCTGCCGCCGTGCTCATCGCGGCGATGATGATCCACGGCATCCGCCCTGGCCCCATGCTGATGATCGAGAATGCGCCCTTCCTCTATCAGGTCGTGGGCATGCTGCTGTTGGCAACGCTCGCCAATCTGATCTTCGGCCTGTCGCTGACAAAGGTCTTCATTAAGGTCCTTTCGGTCCCACGCGAACGGCTCATGGCGGTCATCTATGTGCTCTGCGTTATTGGCTCTTTTGCCATCACTCAGCGCATGTTCGACGTCTACGTCATGTTGGTCTTTGGCATTGTCGGCTTCTTCCTTCGGGAGATGAAATACCCAATGGCGCCACTGGTTTTGGGCATCGTGCTCGGCGATCTCTTAGACCTGAACCTGCGCCGCGGCTTGGCGCTTACCAATGGCGACCCAACGCCCTTCTTTACCCGGCCGATCAGCGCTGTTATCTGCCTGATCATTGTCTTCACCATTCTGATGTCCATTCCGGCGGTAAATCGACGTGTCCGATCCCTCTTCGCCCGCAATCGTGGAGCTGTCCCAGCCAAAAGCTGAGACGTCAAAACGCCCAAGGAATTCGGTAAAGACCAAAGCCTCCATTCTGGCAGCAGCCAGAGTGGAGTTTGCCGATCGGGGCTTTGAGGGCGCGCGCGTCGATGCCATCGCCGAGCGTGCTGAGGCCAATAAGCGGCTGCTCTATCATTATTTCGGCAATAAAGAGGAGCTCTACCGGGCCGTCCTCTTGGAAGCCTATACCGAGATCCGCGCGGGTGAGCGGGCGCTGTCCTTGGGGCGCTATGATCCGGTGGAAGCTATGGACCGCCTTGTGCGGTTCACCTTCCGTCACTTTCTGGCGAACCCATGGTTTCCGCGCCTCTTGGGCACGGAAAACATCGAGAACGCGCGTTTTCTCAAGACCCTGCCCGATATCAAGGCGCTGCATTCGCCGCTGGTCGGGCAAATCGCCGAGATTATCGAGCGTGGAGCCGAAGCGGGACTGTTCCGCCGCGATGTCGATCCGGTGCAGCTTTATATTTCCGTGGCTGCGCTCGGCTTCTTCTATGTGTCGAACACGGCCACCCTATCGGTGATCTTTGAACGCGATCTCTCAAGCGTTGCTATGGTCCAGGAGCGCGAGGCGCACGCCGTGCAAATGGTTCTCGACTTTTTGAAAACCAAATCGCGGCACGGCTAAAAAGCAAAAAAGGGCAGAGGTTTCCCCCTGCCCTTGCTCATTCCGTTCAGCCCCTAAAGGTCGACGTCATCGTCCTGACCGAGCGCTTCAATATCGGCTGCGGCGCGACGCAAAATCTCAGCGGCGCGTAACTGCACTTCGTCCGAACCAGTGCGGGCCTTTTTAATCGCCTGCTTAACCGATTTGCGCGCCGCATCCAGTTCCGGCACCACGTCATGCATAGGCCGGTCGTCTGGCGCCCAAGCGGGGTGTGACGGCGTTGCTTCCGGCTCCCCTTTGCCACCAAAAGGCCAATCGGCTGCAACGAAATCGCGGAACTTGTTCACCTGCTCGCCCGTCCGCGCCAGAAACTCTAGCGTGGCGGCTACTGCCTCGCGATTGTCTTCCAAATGCGCGCGGCCTTCGTCGGTAATTGCATAAAGCTTCTTATTGCCGTCAACGCTCGAGGTCGCGAAGCCCGCCTCCTCAAGATAGGTCAGCGCCGGGTACACAATGCCGGGGCTCGGCGAATAGACGCCATTGGACGCTTCTTCTACGGCTTTGATCAGATCATAACCGTGGCGCGGCTGCTGCTCGATGAAAAAGAGCGCCACGAGGCGTAAGTCACCCGAGGCCAGCATTTTGCCGACGCGGGCCTTGCCACCCCATTCGCCGAAATCGACGCCAGCAGCACGCTGCATACGGCCCCAGCTGCGACGCGCCAATTGGTCTACTGTGCTCCAGTCAAAATCACGAAAATCGCGAGATGCCATGATATGTCTCCAAGATATATCTTAACGCCCTTGAGCAAGAGATTGTCCCTGCAAGATCGGTTTCAAGATATATCGCGGAAACAAAAAGGCGCTCCGAGCCTATGAGCTTGAAGCGCCTTCAAAAAATATTTTGCGATAGTTAGGTGGCAAGACCTGTATTGGGGCCGCGATCGGCTCGGTCGAACTCGCCATTACGGCGGAAGCGCCACATATAGGTCGGTAGCACCTCGCCCATGCTAGTGGGAGCAATGCCAAATGCCGCGAGGGTGCGCTTGTCTCTGATAGCTTCGTCCGAAACCACATTATCGACCCCGAGCAAGTCGACCTGGTCGCTGGTCACCACTGGCTTGAAGGGCAGAATACCCAAGAGGTTCGCGCCAAGTTTGGCGAGACCAGCTGGGAATGGCACCAGCGGACGGTTGCGGCCAGCTTCGGCGAGAATGCGTTCCATAAGAACCTTGTGGCTTTCAACGTCTGGGCCACCCAGCTCGTAAATCTTGCCAGTCTTCACCTCGCCCTTCGCGGCCTTGGCAATGGCTTCCGCCACGTCGCCAACGAATACGGGCTGGAACTTCGTATTGCCAGCAATCAGTGGCATGATCGGCATAATGCGCGACAGCGTACCCATGAGGTTAAAGAAGCCATCGCCAACGCCGAAGATCAGCGAGGGGCGCAAAATGATGGCCTGCGGATAAGCCGCCAGCACAGCTTCATCACCAGCAAGCTTGCTGGCTGCATATTTTGATACCGACGCAGCCTTATCAACGCCGAGCGCCGAGAGATGGACGAGAGTTGAAACCCCGGCGGCCTTGGCGGCGCGAGCGACAGTTGCTGCGCCCGTGGTGTGCACGGCGTCAAAATTCTGTTTGCCGCTCTGGTGACCGATGCCGACCAGATTGATCACAATATCGGCGCCGGCGATGGCGCGCTGGACGGATGCTTCATTGCGCAGATTGGCTTGGATCGGCACGATCTGACCAACAGAACCCGGAGTGCGCACAACACCTGCTAGGTCAGGACGACGAACAGCAACGCGGATACGGAATCCTTCGCGTGCCAACACCTGCACCAGATGGGTCCCGACAAATCCCGATCCACCAAAAATCGTGACGAGCTTCTGGGCATTGCGAGTCATAGACGGCACTCCTGCGACAAGTTGACCGGTTTTAGCCAAGCCCGGTCCGCCTGTCGAGTGTTTCGGCCCGCTTTGATGGCCGATTGTTTGCGTCCGATGGTGCTTTAGGCGCGCAGTTTTCCACTCAGCGCAGATTTTTTCAAATCCGATATTCAGCCCAGTTTTCAAGGGCCTTCGCTGTGGAAGAAATCGGGATAAGGGTTTGTATGGGTGCAAAGTTTTAGGCTGGCCCGCAAAGCGCGTTGACTTCGGAAACACCCTAATCTAGATAGTCACTCGTTGCCGCAGCACTGCTGCAAAAGCGACACTGCCCAGATGGCGGAATTGGTAGACGCGCACGGTTCAGGTCCGTGTACCGCAAGGTGTGGAAGTTCGAGTCTTCTTCTGGGCACCAATCCTTCTCGAAAACCCGTGTATCCCTCGTGGATGCGCGGGTTTCGTGCTTTAGGGCACTGAGGTTTCTCCGCTTGGTACAAAACTCTGGTACAAAGCGGCCTATTCCATGGGTTACCTTGTTAGAAACCTGACGTTCGACCAAAGCGCTGGTCGGTGGAAATATCGTCGGGTCATTCCCGTTGCGCTCCGGCAGCATATCGACCGGAACATCACTGAGTTTGTCCGCTGGCTCGGCGCGAAAGAAGGCACCTCCAAGACTCCTTCGGCTTCCGTTCTGGCCGCCTGTGCTCAAGCCGTGGCCGAGTGTGAGGCGCTCCTATCCCTTGCCCGTAAGCGCCTCCTCGGTGAGTTCGATCAGCTGGACACTGCTGCTATCCGGCAGGTCATCAAACTCCTCAGGAATGATCTCGCAGAGCCAAGCCGTCGAGGGGCGCTGCTGAAGACCTTGGGTGTTGCGCTGCATGACACTGTTGAAGCTGTAGCTGACCTGCGGAAACAAATGAACTCAGGCGATTCACTAGAGCACCTGCGGGCTTCTGTGGCGGCGCTTTGTGAGCGTTTGGGGCTGATGGTCGACAAGGATGCGGAATGCTTCCAGAGGCTCGCTAGCCGATGTCTGGCAGTGGTGCTTGAGGTGCTCGATCCTGTGGTTGAACCTCGTCCTGTTGCTGTTCCCATCAGGGCAGAATCTCCAAAAAAGCCAGCGGCTTCTGTGGTGCGTAAGGTGAAGCAGACCATCACTGGTCTACCTGAGGCATGGTGGCGTGAGGCCGAGAAGGCTGGGCTGTCTGGGAGCACCAAAGAGGCCTACTTCCGCGTCACTCGGCAGTTCCGAGCGTTCATTGGTCATGATGATGCTGAGCGGGTAACGGCGGCTGATGTGGTCGCCTACAAGGACCATCGGTTGGCACAAGGCACGAGCCTAAAGACCATCAAGGGAACCGACATCTCGGCCCTACGAGTGCTCTTTGGCTGGGCTGTCAGTCAGCAGCTGCTTGGTCACAATCCCGCAGACGGCATCAAGGTGATGAACGCCAAGCGCAAGGTTGAGCGCTCAAAGGGTTTCACTGACGAGGAGGCGCGAGCACTGCTTACTGCGTCCTTCAACTACCAACCGTCAGGCTGGGAAAGCCCGCAGGTGACTGCTGTTCGCCGCTGGGTGCCTTGGCTGATGGCCTATACGGGTGCTCGCGTTGGTGAGGTCGTGCAGCTCCGCAAGGAAGACATCAGGCAAGAAGGTGGTCATTGGGTTATCCGACTGACGCCTGAGGCGGGGACCATCAAGACCAGTGTCTTCCGAGACGTTGTCCTACATCCGCATCTTGTGGAGCTGGGGTTCATCACGTTCGTCCAAAGTCGTCCCTTCGGGCACCTCTTCCTCAAGCTGTTGCAGAAGACCGACAAGGCGGTGCATGGGGGCTTGGAGACCGCCAAGAACCGTGTCCGTGAGTTCGTCAGAACCATCATCACCGATGAGAGGGTGCAGCCCAACCACGCTTGGCGTCATCGCTTTGAGACCACAGCGAGAAGCCTTGGGAGGCGAGAAGACGTCACCAATGCGATCACCGGACACGCCACGGCTGGCGCTGCTGCTGGCTATGGCGAGGTGACCTTGGCGGCTCAGGTGAAGTTCTTCGAGGATTGGCCGAGGACCTTGTTATTAACATGCGACGAGCAATAAACGTTCTGCGTGTTATCTAACTCACTATGCGTGTTGACACCCAACATGTGTGTCTGTACACCATCTGTGTGTGACGGAGGTGTTCATGAATCGAATTCGCAAAATGCGTACGGACCGCGGCCTTAGCCAGAAGCAGCTAGCTGACATGCTGGGGACAACACAACAGACCGTAGGTAGATGGGAAACGGAGAAGGTGCAGCCGAGCGTTGCGTCCCTCCGCGAGATGGCCGAAATATTTGGTTGTCACGTGAGTGATTTGCTCGACGAGCCGACACCTGCTGTCGAGCATGGGGTCGACCTGCTGGATGTCGATGACGTCTTCTGGGGGCATGTCGGGATTAAGCTTCACAAGCAAGAGCGTACGAAGTGGTACCCGATAACCGAAAAGGAATCGCGGCACGTAAACTTTGTGATGAACAGCGGTAAGTCATCATGTGTGGTGACGACCCGAAACAATAGAGTTCTGCTTCTGCA includes the following:
- a CDS encoding Gfo/Idh/MocA family oxidoreductase; this translates as MAVRRVGIIMHGVTGRMGYNQHLVRSILAIRDQGGISLANGDRLVVDPIIVGRNRDKIEALAKKHNIARWSDDLEAALANKDDEIFFDAGTTLMRAGLIEQALAAGKHVYCEKPTSDDLEVAVNLAKTARASGLKHGVVQDKLFLPGLMKLKMLRDSGFFGDILSVRGEFGYWVFEGDWQKAQRPSWNYRKNDGGGIILDMLCHWRYVMDNLFGEVKAVSCLGATHIPKRVDEQGNTFNCDTDDAAYATFELEGGIIAQINSSWTTRVRRDDLVTFHVDGTHGSAVAGLHKCWTQHRVNTPKPVWNPDQPQTMNFFNDWEEVPDNWPADNGFKAQWEMFLRHVAEDAPWEYGLEAGAKGVQLAELGLKSWAERRWLDVPKLEF
- a CDS encoding sulfite exporter TauE/SafE family protein; the encoded protein is MELERLAILGLALAAGAFVKGATGMGLPLIALPVLTSAFGLQHAVGIMAVVQIVTNIAQVWQFRDGAKDVRLQFMPMFLVTCAVGVGFGTWLLGNLPERYLIFSLGIVLLVYFVLKIKNPHFSIAPTVAQKLAPFTGVGTGILQGATGISAPVGVTFIHAMGLDRRVHVYAVSAMFLLLGFIHLPALFISGIMKPDWMLEALLALIPIAIFMPLGQRVAGKLSRKAFDRMILIFLGLMGVKMVVGL
- a CDS encoding tripartite tricarboxylate transporter substrate binding protein: MKQSLLRVVLASSTAVFALGATMAIGQEWKPDRPINLIVPWGAGGSTDQVTRVTAPILAEALGVEVVVVNQPGASGAIGTQEVLNAERDGYTWTANAIANNATYSVTGLLENTNIDDWHIYLSVANVPVVSVPMDSQFKDFGELLAAFQSDAGSGISVATAGITSSGGTAIGALSGAAGGFDYNMITYDGGGPAAIATAAGEAMVTTQLAVEQTELIRGGRLKALAVLSNQPLVIEGAEPIPPITNWLPDMELAPDYFGIFVPKGVPAEVVATLDKIWAEKVSTSEAVKTYAETFGAVFAPSYGEEARALAMPVVILEACDSVGRGEAVNDPSTIGIDCETRTEMAKN
- a CDS encoding tripartite tricarboxylate transporter TctB family protein, with translation MTLSAQHEDAARIRADLITAIILIALGLAVTYLSWTMDRLAVRRIHPATIPGLVPFVLGVALTLCGSLLAFRSWKLDTKAGGVALLNLLLSWQTIRVVTVAALALVYTLGLVGRMPFWLASALFVFAFIVLFETVLADRPANLVRTLIWALVVALVAGVGVNYVFGQIFLVRLP
- a CDS encoding tripartite tricarboxylate transporter permease; translated protein: MFDGLILLGQGVAHFITPSGLFNVAWATLLGLTIGILPGLTATMGVALLVTLTYKMAPDQAILTLMCVYLGAIYGGSRTAILLNIPGTPANAAATLDGHPLAKQGKAGLAMGLATTSSTLGTLVGIFFLAIIAPVLSEAALKFGSYEFFWLALFGVVVSGQMTGSDTPLKGYIAGIIGLLVAMIGMETLHAHQRFTFGIPALVGGIDLIPAMVGAFGLAEILSTMKRTAIANIAPVNDRVVPTFREIFQYWKTIIRSGIIGTFVGIIPGVGEDVGAWSSYAAAKKLSKNPEEFGKGSQEGLIAAETGDNAVVSASMIPTLTLALPGSAAAAVLIAAMMIHGIRPGPMLMIENAPFLYQVVGMLLLATLANLIFGLSLTKVFIKVLSVPRERLMAVIYVLCVIGSFAITQRMFDVYVMLVFGIVGFFLREMKYPMAPLVLGIVLGDLLDLNLRRGLALTNGDPTPFFTRPISAVICLIIVFTILMSIPAVNRRVRSLFARNRGAVPAKS
- a CDS encoding TetR/AcrR family transcriptional regulator, translated to MELSQPKAETSKRPRNSVKTKASILAAARVEFADRGFEGARVDAIAERAEANKRLLYHYFGNKEELYRAVLLEAYTEIRAGERALSLGRYDPVEAMDRLVRFTFRHFLANPWFPRLLGTENIENARFLKTLPDIKALHSPLVGQIAEIIERGAEAGLFRRDVDPVQLYISVAALGFFYVSNTATLSVIFERDLSSVAMVQEREAHAVQMVLDFLKTKSRHG
- a CDS encoding PadR family transcriptional regulator, whose amino-acid sequence is MASRDFRDFDWSTVDQLARRSWGRMQRAAGVDFGEWGGKARVGKMLASGDLRLVALFFIEQQPRHGYDLIKAVEEASNGVYSPSPGIVYPALTYLEEAGFATSSVDGNKKLYAITDEGRAHLEDNREAVAATLEFLARTGEQVNKFRDFVAADWPFGGKGEPEATPSHPAWAPDDRPMHDVVPELDAARKSVKQAIKKARTGSDEVQLRAAEILRRAAADIEALGQDDDVDL
- a CDS encoding complex I NDUFA9 subunit family protein, which produces MTRNAQKLVTIFGGSGFVGTHLVQVLAREGFRIRVAVRRPDLAGVVRTPGSVGQIVPIQANLRNEASVQRAIAGADIVINLVGIGHQSGKQNFDAVHTTGAATVARAAKAAGVSTLVHLSALGVDKAASVSKYAASKLAGDEAVLAAYPQAIILRPSLIFGVGDGFFNLMGTLSRIMPIMPLIAGNTKFQPVFVGDVAEAIAKAAKGEVKTGKIYELGGPDVESHKVLMERILAEAGRNRPLVPFPAGLAKLGANLLGILPFKPVVTSDQVDLLGVDNVVSDEAIRDKRTLAAFGIAPTSMGEVLPTYMWRFRRNGEFDRADRGPNTGLAT
- a CDS encoding site-specific integrase, which produces MGYLVRNLTFDQSAGRWKYRRVIPVALRQHIDRNITEFVRWLGAKEGTSKTPSASVLAACAQAVAECEALLSLARKRLLGEFDQLDTAAIRQVIKLLRNDLAEPSRRGALLKTLGVALHDTVEAVADLRKQMNSGDSLEHLRASVAALCERLGLMVDKDAECFQRLASRCLAVVLEVLDPVVEPRPVAVPIRAESPKKPAASVVRKVKQTITGLPEAWWREAEKAGLSGSTKEAYFRVTRQFRAFIGHDDAERVTAADVVAYKDHRLAQGTSLKTIKGTDISALRVLFGWAVSQQLLGHNPADGIKVMNAKRKVERSKGFTDEEARALLTASFNYQPSGWESPQVTAVRRWVPWLMAYTGARVGEVVQLRKEDIRQEGGHWVIRLTPEAGTIKTSVFRDVVLHPHLVELGFITFVQSRPFGHLFLKLLQKTDKAVHGGLETAKNRVREFVRTIITDERVQPNHAWRHRFETTARSLGRREDVTNAITGHATAGAAAGYGEVTLAAQVKFFEDWPRTLLLTCDEQ